AGCTAGTTCCAGCTATATTTTTAAATTCTTCTCTTCCATTAACAACAATACCCGCACTAAAATAATAGTTGTCTAATTTTTTTGGACGGTGATAAGCTGCTGGATAAAATACATTATCATCATACCTAATATACGGATGTGCTATATAATCAATTTCTCTTATACTAAACATCCTGCGCTTTGGACCAGTACTATTATTATAATAATCATCAGAACTGATTATATATCTGTTATTGAATGCTCCGATATCTTTCCATTTAAGTGGAAATGTTTTATCTTTTATCCAATTTCCACTACCATCTTTTATGTAATTTTGATAGAAATGATTTCCATATTCACTACTCGCATTTGATGCCCATCCTACATTAGTTAATTTAATAATTTCCTTATCTTTTATAATAAAATTAGACCCAGAACCATAGACGTATCTAAAGTCTGCCGGCATTGTAATATGAGAAGAAGTGGCTGAATTTCCTGATAAATTCACTTGCATAAATTCATAAAATCCAACACCATTAGTATTTTTATAGACAATATTATATACATCATCTGACCTTTTAAATATAGATAAACGATCACCTACTCCATTTGTTCCAGGAACAGATAAAAATTGATTAGACAATGATGCCTTCAAACTAAATGCGGGTGAATTTGAAGCAAGATTATAAATATCAACTTTATTTTGTCCTGATGGTTGTATAAAAACTTTATCTCCTACAATTTTTGTAAATACACCAGTAGATCCGTTCGGTATTGGATTGGCATCCATTGACCAGGTACCATTCTGCTCATTGTAATAGCACGAATATATTTTGTTTAACAAATTTGAATTATGACTTACGGATAGCATTAAATGCCCATTATCAAAATCATAATATTTTGAAATATTAAGGTTTTGCTGATCATAAAAAAGTGTTTTATAATTTTCAAATACGAGTTCATTATTTACTATTTTAAAAGATTGAAGTTCGTATGTTTTATACAAATCAAATGCAGCATTCCTTCTCCAAACTTCAATAAGAATATGAACTCTGTCATTAGTAACCCCTACAACATCTATCAAACAATCATGGATTTCACCAGTCACTCCAGGGTTTTTTATTGTTATTTTGGCAGGTTTTATATACTTAATTTTATTACAATCAACTATTTTATATATTCCCCAAAGCTGGAACTTAGATAAAAAATCGTTTATATTAAAATAGTATATATCATATAGGTTTTCACTCATGGCAAATGTATTTTGGTTTGCAGACATGACTGATCTATAATAATAAAAATTTGTGTCTACCTCTTGTAGGGAATTATAAGATCCATTTTTTTCTCTTAAATAGATTTTTTTACCCCATGTATTGGCAGGATGAACTCTTTCTCCGTTTATATCAATAGGTTCATCTTCCCAATTTGTTGGTTGGGTTCCTCCTCCACCTCCTGGATTAACAATAATAGGAGCACCAACTTGAATATAAGATGGACAATATGGTCCTATAGATTGTACGTTTGTTCCATTAGGATTTAGCCACGGAGACATGGTATAATAATTATTAGAAAATCTCGAATAATAAGTAAACCATTTGTTGCTATAAATATCCGGATTATTACAATTAAAATGGTTAGGGTCAGGACCTGTTGATAAAGATCCTATTAACCTATCGGAACTATTGAATAATGGAGATCCGGAAGACCCTTTCTCTACAATACCATTTCTCCAGGAGTTCTGTAAAAATGTTCCTGATGTATTTGTTGGCCACGGAACAGCGTAATATCCGAATAATCCTGATTGTAGTATAGGCTGGTTACTCATCACAGGATTTAATTCCTGAACCATAGATATTTTTTTCACATCACCTTTG
This Chryseobacterium sp. G0162 DNA region includes the following protein-coding sequences:
- a CDS encoding T9SS type A sorting domain-containing protein gives rise to the protein MRKLKYTLFIFLLLISFFKSQVGDNGYPFLYEKLTSERRITTREEYKDHLGNIIPLLELKQNVKAFETDDVNNQQIIDEVAGLKDKDYINQNIYGKAVYREINIADDNNRIEYDGRYYYLYKVKSSDAKALQIYFKKYLLPKDSKLFLYAENGFVLGEFNDKNNPDPKNKGLEFGTQPIPGNTFYIELSYPVNSNNKPLLVTEKVIHSFTDFYGGVYGTAGNCHKNIACGFTIDNKSRNIKSVGLMLYPIYQWGTNTHTYSASCSGNLMNNTAQNGEPYFLTAAHCIGYEAANNNINWSTELITLFNYEALSCTSSGTDAPAALSNNSVFGCTLLTQSPATSLDYALIKLNTTASALAQYKICYAGWDNNPNAYSVNPTNAYSVHHPKGDVKKISMVQELNPVMSNQPILQSGLFGYYAVPWPTNTSGTFLQNSWRNGIVEKGSSGSPLFNSSDRLIGSLSTGPDPNHFNCNNPDIYSNKWFTYYSRFSNNYYTMSPWLNPNGTNVQSIGPYCPSYIQVGAPIIVNPGGGGGTQPTNWEDEPIDINGERVHPANTWGKKIYLREKNGSYNSLQEVDTNFYYYRSVMSANQNTFAMSENLYDIYYFNINDFLSKFQLWGIYKIVDCNKIKYIKPAKITIKNPGVTGEIHDCLIDVVGVTNDRVHILIEVWRRNAAFDLYKTYELQSFKIVNNELVFENYKTLFYDQQNLNISKYYDFDNGHLMLSVSHNSNLLNKIYSCYYNEQNGTWSMDANPIPNGSTGVFTKIVGDKVFIQPSGQNKVDIYNLASNSPAFSLKASLSNQFLSVPGTNGVGDRLSIFKRSDDVYNIVYKNTNGVGFYEFMQVNLSGNSATSSHITMPADFRYVYGSGSNFIIKDKEIIKLTNVGWASNASSEYGNHFYQNYIKDGSGNWIKDKTFPLKWKDIGAFNNRYIISSDDYYNNSTGPKRRMFSIREIDYIAHPYIRYDDNVFYPAAYHRPKKLDNYYFSAGIVVNGREEFKNIAGTSLNKFLYRSPNLGYDFNATTYDTKTVILDDKTQKLTGYKSVAIHGKYSVVMKPGFSVSASTGVEFTAKAQAPLPADIPACSLTFDDMLNPQITETPNETLYLKQVGVKLGNEPYYGEIVLNGTLANQEVVIDRAVKLYPNPTKDILNIDFNGKKFKTLDVYSLDGKKIMTQDLSSLNTIQVNLSQYPAGIYMVTLIDSNGKNYPNKIIKK